The sequence ccttttctcttttgtttaagtttttgtttttatttattttctgtttattagttttctattttattttctatttatatTTGTTTTATAGAACATCTAAGTAGTACCCAAAATAGTGTTTCAGAATACCCcgatgccacaaaaagtttggtgacaatCTAAAACtgtttagtattttattaattCAAAAAGGCATGTAATTAATTGTTTTTTCTACTGTCATAattattttagagcctttaaacatttctTCATAGTTTGGTTTCGCCACCACAATTACCTATGATTTATCCGACACATTTAGGACATTTTTGTTTTAGCgtttcaaaacttttgttgtttgcttgattttgaatttgaatttgaatcgttttcgaactaacgcaagattagcaacggtaatcgaggtgacgtggcatcattaacagggaattactgtagtctgattatccgggcgtcacaattctccttcactacaagaaatctcgtcccgagatttaagaggggagtaagggggaaagttctgatTACAAAATTCTaatgaatcttctcggtcttggttgctcttctcgaagaggtcgacccataCCATTGATGTTtccattcctatgcatcaatgcatcatgatgaagttgtcgtccttccttcaggatcttcaccgtacttacgaaaggataagaagGGAACTCCGGGAGAACGGACgcttgcaaggttgactatctagtagataacatcagggaaggtggcataaagtaactctcgaattgaacccttagaaaatatcaagagcaaatTAAGAAGGTATCATGAGAAGTTTCTAGCGGGCGGGCAATCGTTCggtgcctgaaacagggcgtgaaagggggtTCGTAGCAACGGGGATAAGTCTTGTATCTGATACCAGagttgatgatctcatcggaaggtggatCGTGAATTACGTATGAGGCCACATGCGAGGAATAatcttgggaacagggggtgtacaggagagtcaggcttCGATCGTGTGGAACTGtgagttatgggcccaccatgggggttaaaagtaggaagggcagtGACGTCTTGCATgaccatgtaagcaaggcatgtcagaggatagtttgTCAGTTATGTggtaacaacatcggtaccaagggcgagggacgaagagaaccattctcctgctcgttgaacgaggtggaccaataggcaaagttctcatccatcggtggctaccagaatgtcatcaacaatagtaacggggtcttgctgacagaattgtacaacgaggtgtttacgtatgcagggaaatattactgcttatataatatagatcacaagaaagattacacaaaacaatggaaaggaaaaggtgtttaaacacataattcaggggtatatccttcccaaggacaagcagaaaatgatatccatgacaggatatattGTAGGAAACCCTTttggtaaggggagagaaatttcatgacattacccaggcaacggtgtttggataattgagcaagaaacatttagcattaggcttcaaatgttcttgttgaaaatcggagtaccatagacaagcttcgagatagcattgacagggTCTTCAAGCAAAAGTCAgaccttggatacacaaaggattttTCAGGAAccacttgtagaataagtcttaccattTCCTTATGGAAGAAAGGATAACCTTGAggaaaggaaactataacaatagggcctccggccaggtgttttaggcatgacatcatcttaccgggtcatataaagaccaatgataTGACTCTAGGAAAATGtctcaaccatcatatctgaccgagattcagatccgattggtgccatgatacctcagactcgggatgtccgagaagaaaacgGGCTACACAATTcgatgaaatgacattgcaagattctcaggaaatgaactatgggagcgggttcctgaaacaatagttcatcattaaaccaaggaggggatgagaaggtggctgatgggctcagcgacaattcatcgagaattccaagcGGATGGATTTTCCACAatgatgtgaacaaggagatagaatttgtcagatcaaatggtataatgttgtatgctcgagggaaacatacacaattaaacattggttgaaaggtgcacccaaaatatgggctgggttgcacggccaacattggaatggtgattcaatcatcaatagtctaagaatgaactatcgaccattaactccaaagcaataggattgctagaagttttgaattcacgcatcatagttcaattgtcggtattcaggTTAGAAACAACATGGGGATCAGAAAACAactggagatggcgagaagtattactatatcaagaattctcaagaggtggtgaatttcccatgacattcttgacatagaagatagcaatactccaaggtagaacataacataagttgggtagtaaggatctcaaggtacaacacaaaacatgaacaagtttgtgttgaagggaaagcaagaatgttgccgatgataacacaaatcaatGAGGGGGCAAGCATGGAATTCCTCATCATGAACACAATTGATATCCTGGAggaactcagaatgttgatgatgatcatgaccaattttgtcgagaggtttcatggagatgtaatcagtcatcgacgacatcaagcaaaaggaaggatggagcgaaaagttattgaaaccacggatacgacacaaactcggaatcaagcttgttgctTGAGGTGAAACggtaagacaaggaagatcgacgtaagcttagctcatcatcgaaagttgtgctctgggAATAAGGAGAAGGTAGCACAGTTTAAGCTTtaacatgacgatgatgatgtagccaATCGGTTGGGAATGACATCAGCAAGTACAACTCGCAAGTAATAAGGATTACAAAGAGTAGTTGAACCGtagaaaaatgagagagaaagtattatcgcgtttcacgagacggagccgccaccgtctcctgttcttcattgggaggccagatccatagtccgtttggggctccagagagggagatcttcgatcttcgtcatcaccaacacacctccatcaccaatttcatgattctctccatcgggagtgagtaattccttcgtaggctcgctggtcggtgaggagttggatgagattcatcatgtaatcgagttagttttgttagggtgtgatccctagtatccactatgttctgagattgatgttgctatggctttgccatgcttaatgcttgtcactttgggctcaggtgccatgatttcaaatctgaaccgtttatgttatcaccattatgtcCGTGttgtagatccgatcttgcaagttatagtcacctactacgtgttatgatccagcaaccccggagtgacaatagtcgggaccactcccggtgatgaccgtagtttgaggagttcatgtattcaccgtgtgctaatgctttgttctagttctctattaaaaggaggccttaatatcccttagtttccaataggaccccgctgccacgggagggtaggacaaaatatgccatgcaagttctttccataagcatgtatgactatttatggaatacatgcctacattatatttatgaactggagctagtgttgtatcgccctaggttataactgtctcatgatgaataccatccaacgagtcaccggtcaaatgcctacaaatttatcttatattgttcttgctaagttactactagtgctactgctatcgttactgctacaatatcactgctatcactgttaccgttaccattgctactgttgctatcatcaaaactatcatactactgtgctactgatcactttgctgcagataattaatctccaggtgtggttgaaatgaaaactcagctgctaataccttcaaatattctttggctccccttgtgtcgaatctataaatttgggttgaatactctacccacgaaaactgttgcgatcccctatacttgtgggttttcaagacctttttttggcactgttgccggggagcatagctatatttttcgagtcacttgggattattatcatattatcaatatgaagaatctgaaggatgctaagactaggattttttttctcaaagacgatgggaggtaaggaactgtcatccagctccgctttagattcaccttctgttataagtaaacctgcaacaccaccacatgctattaattctgatatgtcacaagttattgatgatgctacttatgctatgaatgctactcatgatgatgctagtaccttgcttgatgatgatgtgccactaggtgaatttcttgatgaacaaattgctagagtaaggcaacatgatattgttgaatctgatgatggaCTTGAAGCTGAAAAtgttgaaacacctactagaactagccctcctagatatgaattgccaaaggtatcagaaggttatactatgagtgaggagacgactagagatattcttgcttgtaaggatagatatgatctagagaaattattatgcaagtataaagaaagatctcctgaatgctaaaatgaaatgtgatcctgagtttgctacttcacctattgtgattgatgttaaggattatgaattctctgtcgacccagagttaatcactttggttgaatttgatcctttccatggttatgacactgaaactgttgtggcacatcttactaagttgaattaTATAACCACCCTTTTttctcattgatacgtctccaacgtatctatgattttttattgttccatgctattatattacccgttttggatgtttatgggctttactttacacttttatatcatttttgggactaacctacaaaccggaggcccagcccaaattgctatttttttgcctatttcagtgtttcgaagaaaaggaatatcaaacggagtccaaacgaaatgaaatcTTTGGGGGCGATCTTTtgggaacaaacatgatctagaggacttcgagtggaagtcaagaaacaattgaggcggccacgagggtgcccggcacgccccctacaggtgggcgcgccccccaccctcgtgggccctcgagCGTCCATcgacctaattcttcctcctacatatacccatgtaccccgaaaacatcagaagcgaccatgaaaaactatttccaccgccgtaaccttctgtatccgcgagatcccatcttggagccttgaccggcgctccgccggaggaggaatcgatcatggagggcctctgcatcatctccaaggcctctccgatgagctgtgagtagtttaccacagaccttcgggtccatagttattagctagatggcctattctctctctttgaatctcaatacaaagttctccttgatcttcttggagatctattcgttgtaactctttttgcggtgtgtttgtcgagatccgatgaattgtgggttcatgatcaagtttatctatgagaaatatttgaatctcctctgaattcttttatgtgtgattaagttatctttgcaagtctgttcgaattatcagtttggtttggcctactagattgatctttcttgcaatgggagaagtgcttagctttgggtttaatcttgcggtgtcctttcccagtgacagcaggggcagcaaggcacgcattgtattgttgccatcgaggataaaaacatggggtttatatcatagtaGTTGACCTGTTGCGCCAAATGGCACAGAGACCTGCTGAAGACATGTTGTCAAAgaaaatagtttcatgctgcaagaaccttcaactaaaGCCATGTTCGCGATGAAAATAATTTCCTTTACTAAGGACAGGCCATGTATATACAACCAGTTTAGTTGTGGTCTGCTAAATCCATATGTGCCTTGAAAAAAAACATGGTTTAATTTGCAGAGCCTCACGTGTTTCAAGTATGAATAAGAACTATGAACTCTTTTTGTGCGATTCAAACACATTTCTAGAGTTTTTATTTCTTAGTACATGTTGTCTAAAGTAACATTTACCAAGAGAGAGAAGCATACCCCTATCTCATTATGATTATTATTAAAAGGTATTAAATTCAAAATAAACAATTTCATTTACTTGAAGCACTTGAAGAAAGAGAACCTAGACATACTTTTACGCAATGCTCATTTAACCTGTGAAGGACTACGCAATGCTCATTTAACCTGTGAAGGACAAAAATATTTCACCGtctctgaatgatgaactaagctaAATAAGAAATATATGCAGTAAATTCATTCAAAATAGAAAAGGGATCTTACATCAAATAAGGCATTACAACAAACATGGTGTTATCTTAGTAAAAGAAATTACATCATTAGAAGAGAAAATGGAAGAAAACCAAACATGAGACTGAGATTAATACATTTAGGAGGAGGTCGTAGACATCACTGTGATCATTTTGCGGCCTGGGGAGCAAGGATCCATGGTTTTTATATGCCTTGTCCGGCTGCTGGAGTAGATGACATGGAAACGTCGTCTCTACCATCTTGATGGCTTAGACCCAGGGAGCCGGATGTTCATCTCGGCCCTCCCCAGCTTTCATCAATGGATTTTTATAGTCAGGGTTAAAGACTGAGAGGCCCTATGCATGTTCAAATATGCGAGTAGCATATCAAATACaaatcaagaaaaagaaaagagaagaccACAAACATTACAAAAACACAATTTTGACAAATTATCTCTATTATAAAATTGAGGGAGTAACTCATTATTCGAGAGAACTGGTCGTACGTGAAGCATCAAGAGCACACGTACAAAAATCTAATTCTAACTGAATTTAGCTTTCAGTTGATTTCCTCAAACAGTCAAGTGCACCTATTATTATTTGGCTGACAAAAATATGAACACCAAGCATGCCATCATCGTTAAGCAATTCAAGGATGTCTATGAATCGGACATGAACTATTTGGAGCATGGAATAAAAAACAGCACACTGTCTTCTGGCATAGATGCACAATAGATGCACTCCTTCAAATAGAAATCAATTTTTAGCCGAAACAATAGATGCACTCTTTCGAATATGCATCATAGTAGGTCCTACAAAAATCACGAGAAATTAGAGGATGCAACTTGACTGCCTTCTATATCATTTGGAGGACAAAAGAAGCTAGAAAAATTGTGATGAACCACCAATCCATGTTAAAAGTACGACTATAATTTTTTCCTATAAATATACTGATGTACTACCATCTCATTACAAATTATGTATCGTGCCAAGGAAAAATCATTTTACTTTTTAGCATATATATACGCTCATACGGTAGTCACACATATAAGCAGCACcacaaaaacaaacacacaaacacaacacCTGGAAAAATCAGGAACAGAGGAATTAACACGACAATAAGTAGTAAACAAATAGGGTAGAAAAGTGCAGTGCTTAGAAAAGAATGACAAGGACAAACCTTGACCAAAGGAACAGTCAAGGAGCAACCTTAGCGATTCTAGAGCCTGCaaaataaaaggaaaggaaggttagCCAAACAAGCCAGTTTATTCAATACCTAACACAACAACAAATCAAAGACAACCTAGCTTTACATGGCAGAAGTTTCAAGTAAGAGAAAAAATATATAATATGATATCTAACTGTGTGAATACATTAGGAAATGCCACTTCCAAGTTAGAGCGCACCATTCCCCAAAACTCAAGTCAATATTCAGAAACATGTGTAGTTTCTGAATATAGAGTCCTCGAGTTTTGGGCCATCATCCTTGAGTTTTGGACCTCGAGTTTCTAACTGGCACAAAACCTGCATATATTTTAGTGCAATTCACATCCTGTAGGCCATCGTTCTCATGTACTTTTGCCTACTAAGTAGAGAGCATATACAAAGTATGAAAAGGGGATACATATTACACAACAAATAGTAGTTTCAGAGCTTTAGAAGGCCTTCCAGTTTTGCATAGTATGTAAATGGGATTAGTATGCTTTCTACTACCTATGCCGAACTGGACGCCATACTACTTATTTCAGAGTCGAACCATATTTCGATCTCTAAAAGAAACCTGACACGGATCATCTACCTACTCTAGAAATTAGATTTATCATGGCTAACCAACATGAAACGACAGCAGAATAACAAACCCATCACTAATGTATGACATCTTACTTTGTGGCTAAACTAATGTGTAAATATTTGGCAGATATAGACTATAAACTACTATTTGCGAAAGCAAGGAACATAAACAATAGGTTGTTGTAGCTAGATAAATTACTTGTTCAAATTGATTTCCATAATTTTATTAGAAAGTGCATGCCTATGAATAGCGCATCTCAGGGAATCCAAGGCCTGGAGAAATGTAAAACGTCAAGACATAATTCAGACATTGGCATACAGAGAAACTaataggaaaacatacaccattaaTCAATCACCATAAGGGCAGCAGCTGGACAGTAGCTGAGATGCAGGAGATGGTTCCCAAATAATGAACAGAAGGACAATCTCGACAAAATAACCATGGGAGCACCAAACTATCTGCAAACATGAAGAAGGCCCTTTCTTGCATAAGGGACGAATACGccatgataaagcaataaagcaagTGATGAACCTTCAAAAATATCCTCCAAGTTTCTTCCTGAAAAACCACTAAACATATCCTTGATCGCATATTTATCTCTGTCAAGGTAGCGACTCTACAGGAAGTTTCTCCCAAGAACAAAGTAATGTTGTCTTTTCCTTTTTGAGAGATTGATAGCAAACCTGCAATGCATCACAAAGGGATTAGAATTGAAGAAAACAAACCCTGCTATTTTATAGTCGAAGAATAGGCTTGCATCGACAAAAATACATAAACACTGAATTTGGACGGTGTAAGGAACCTGCAGTGATATACTGATCCATAAACTACTTTGCAATGATCTACATGGAAGAGACTTTCAAGCAAGAAGAAATAAAAATGGAGAGAGGAGGGGAATGAGCAATAGTGGATCTGGAGGTAGATGATACCAACCATAGGGCTCGTCAGCTCGACTCAGGCGTCGAATTCATCCGAGGGCCAACGCCCGGCAAGCGAGCACCATTCTGCCCCTGCTGCTCCTTGCGGCCCACGCCGGCCTCTGCTCCATCCCGTGGATAATCCTTTTGCATATTTATTATTTCCTAGAAATGCATAGTTTTGGTCCCAATTATCATTTTCACTTTTAGTCCCAGCAAAAGTATAGATTTGTTCTACAATTAGTCTACATGACTTGACGATGGCATCAATATAGTCCTGGAACCTGGAGAAAACATGACAAAACAGTAGAGCTTAGTGTGGGAAACTGTGATTTGCATGTAAAGATATCCTCAACACAGACATGATAAAATATCAGTAGATAAGTGACTAATTAGTGCGGTGATGAAACCAGGAATATACCCTTCTTCAATCCCCACGTCTCACCCTCTTCCTCGGCCAGCCCTACTGGGTGCCGGTCGCCGTCGCTGACCCCATGATCTAGCGCCAGAAAACACACACACCAAAATTATACTAAGCAAAAGAAAGCACATACCATCAATTGCAGAGGCAGCAGCATACGCAGAACTCATAAGAAATGCAAAGAAAGAAGCTAAGGAGCAGTGCATtacaagaagaaagaagcacatCCAGGACGCCTCCTTGTACTGGCGCATGGCCGTGGACGCCACGCGCGCGTAGGGCAGCTCGTCCCACTTGCAGGCGCTCATGTAGAGCTCGGCAAGCTCGAGCACCTTGAGGAGCGGCACCTGGACCTCGCGGCGGAGCCGGTTGCAGACGCGGCAGGCATAGTGCTTGTGGGGGATGGCGAGGTACTCGGGGCTCGAGTCGCGCGATGGCCTCACTTGGCGGCGAACCCGATCTTGGTCGTGTCGCCCACGCACAGGTGCTCCAGGCCCAACTTGAGCAGCCCGGCGAAGAGGTTAGCGACGCCATCATAGAGGTTGCGGAAGGCCTCGTCAGAGTCATAGCACGCGAGCATGGCCTGCGTTTGCTCCGCCTCCTTCTCGCGCCGGGCCTTGGCGGCCTCAGCCGCGGCTGCCCTGCCGCCGCTGACGCAGCGCCATTTGCCGCTCTTGCCCCCGGGGCCGCCGCGGCGGTACTGGACGGCGACGTCGTCCTGGTCCTTGCGCTCGTCGCGGGGGGGCGTGGAGGACACCATAGAGGATCTCCGGGAGGTCCTTGGCGGCGGCCCCCTGCGCAGCTCCAAAGCAGCGATAACAAATTACACTGAAAAAGGGTCAGCACACTGTCATTTCATCGAACATCATATACGCATTTCATCGAATATCTTGTAGGACACCATAAGGTGCATGATCTAACCTCAAAGCTAAAGGTTGAACGATGCAGCGGCTCGAGTAGGAGAGAACGGCGAACTGAATCGACCACAAGGCAAAATCCCTCCATGGTCTACCCTGCCTCCTTGCTCCGACTGATCCGCCGGCGAGCCTCCCTCCACGGCCGACCCCGTCCTCAGTTGCCGCTGCACCAACCTCCGCTCGGCCACTCCTTTCCCCCGCAGGGGCTGGCCTTCTGCCCAGCCCAGACCTGACCCGTGCGCCACCATGTCAGGACCCTGACAGCTTATTCTGGTTAACTGAAGAACAGAACACCTGCACTGAAGAAACAGAGTTCAGTCTATGGGAATCCGACGGTTGGGATCAACCCAGTAAGTGAAGATCGACGGCTCTCCGGTGTCCTGTTCACCGTCACCCGTTGCCGCCACCAGCCTGACTGTAACAGTGACGGCAACGGATCCTTCCGTCTCAAGTCATCGCCACCTGCTCCCAGCTATAAGGGACCCGCTCGCCGAGCCGAAGATTATCTTTCCCCTTTTCTCCAAGTGTAATAGCTAGCTACCCTTAGAACCCTAGAGTACTTGATAGAAATTGGACAGATCCTCGATCTGATCCCCTGTATCTGTAACTCTGAACCTTGAGATAATATCAAGCGGGGCTAGTTCGAGTAATTGTCTTGCTGTGATGCATTGAGGACCTGtcaattggtatcatgagccagtgAATCTTCGGAGGCGAATCGGATCTGACCACGAACTGGGGTTGGGATCTCTCGTAAAATCCCCCAATTCGGTGTCGGGTCCCGGCGGCGGTGCAGTTCTTCGGATCGGAGGCGGCCTGGAGTAGGCATCGTTCGGCTGCAAATTGGGGAGAA comes from Triticum aestivum cultivar Chinese Spring chromosome 5B, IWGSC CS RefSeq v2.1, whole genome shotgun sequence and encodes:
- the LOC123117117 gene encoding translation initiation factor IF-2, which encodes MEGFCLVVDSVRRSLLLEPLHRSTFSFECNLLSLLWSCAGGRRQGPPGDPLWCPPRPPATSARTRTTSPSSTAAAAPGARAANGAASAAAGQPRLRPPRPGARRRRSKRRPCSRAMTLTRPSATSMMASLTSSPGCSSWAWSTCAWATRPRSGSPPSEAIARLEPRVPRHPPQALCLPRLQPAPPRGPGAAPQGARACRALHERLQVGRAALRARGVHGHAPVQGGVLDVLLSSYHGVSDGDRHPVGLAEEEGETWGLKKGSRTILMPSSSHVD